Proteins encoded in a region of the Perca fluviatilis chromosome 6, GENO_Pfluv_1.0, whole genome shotgun sequence genome:
- the LOC120561261 gene encoding testis-expressed protein 43-like has translation MADAAGSSHQHERPCSHIPTFSARHPMIPKLYVMPWKQDMKNQRILMKNAVLAEIPVVPLEESLCFCGRERLCHSQDSSSSSSSSSAPLSRTGLTAHHSSHFSRYNSSVVTTRRLYQT, from the exons ATGGCTGATGCTGCAGGGAGCTCTCACCAACACGA GCGACCCTGCTCCCACATCCCAACATTCTCAGCCCGACATCCCATGATCCCCAAACTGTATGTGATGCCATGGAAACAGGACATGAAGAACCAGAGGATCCTGATGAAG aacgCAGTTCTGGCAGAGATCCCCGTGGTTCCTCTTGAGGAGTCCTTGTGTTTTTGTGGTCGGGAGCGTCTCTGCCACAGTCAGGACTCCAGCTCctcatcatcctcctcctctgctcctctcAGTCGGACAGGACTGACAGCTCATCACTCCTCCCACTTCTCCAG ATACAACAGCTCTGTGGTGACAACCAGGCGGCTTTACCAAACCTGA